In Primulina huaijiensis isolate GDHJ02 chromosome 16, ASM1229523v2, whole genome shotgun sequence, a single genomic region encodes these proteins:
- the LOC140961912 gene encoding uncharacterized protein isoform X2, producing MVLLCSNQGEMKVIRRLLSVNGDLSSLFQRSLVIRNFSTSPIFDDNYNFGSSESLDFEQFIGQKNGPHMNSFYRKLDKAEKSYNRHGVGFNFNGGARSLDDLNDDFSTLNDGMSHKLKQAATYFEHDPVEVNQENYAFRPDVNLLSGMTYDTKDLDLKKPGVRRPGKRNKFETTTEEVLSKADFRNVRFLANFLTEAGIIIKRSKTGISAKAQRKIAREIKTARAFGLMPFTTMGTKQFTFGRTMEDEDADFGYEIYEHDFVENDSQET from the exons ATGGTTCTATTATGCTCGAATCAAG GTGAAATGAAAGTGATTCGAAGGTTGTTGTCTGTTAACGGCGATTTGTCTAGTCTATTTCAGAGGTCGCTTGTGATTCGGAATTTTTCAACAAGTCCAATTTTTG ATGACAATTATAACTTTGGTTCGTCCGAGTCTCTTGATTTCGAGCAATTCATTGGTCAGAAGAATGGTCCTCATATGAATTCGTTTTATCGAAAACTTGACAAAGCTGAGAAATCTTATAACCGCCATGGAGTTGGATTTAATTTCAATGGGGGAGCCAGATCCTTGGATGATCTAAATGATGATTTCAGTACATTGAACGATGGGATGAGCCATAAATTAAAGCAAGCAGCCACCTATTTCGAGCATGACCCTGTTGAAGTAAATCAAGAGAATTATGCTTTTAGACCAGATGTTAATTTATTGAGCGGGATGACGTATGATACCAAG GATCTTGACCTGAAAAAGCCTGGAGTTCGCAGGCCTGGCAAGAGGAATAAGTTTGAAACGACGACGGAGGAAGTATTAAGCAAAGCTGATTTCAGG AATGTGAGATTTCTTGCAAATTTCCTCACTGAGGCCGGTATTATCATCAAGAGGAGCAAG ACTGGAATCAGTGCCAAAGCACAGAGGAAGATTGCACGTGAGATCAAGACTGCCCGAGCATTTGGATTGATGCCTTTCACCACAATGGGAACCAAACAATTTACTTTCGGGAGAACAATGGAGGACGAGGATGCAGATTTTGGATATGAGATCTATGAACACGATTTTGTCGAGAATGATTCTCAGGAAACCTGA
- the LOC140961912 gene encoding uncharacterized protein isoform X4: protein MKVIRRLLSVNGDLSSLFQRSLVIRNFSTSPIFDDNYNFGSSESLDFEQFIGQKNGPHMNSFYRKLDKAEKSYNRHGVGFNFNGGARSLDDLNDDFSTLNDGMSHKLKQAATYFEHDPVEVNQENYAFRPDVNLLSGMTYDTKDLDLKKPGVRRPGKRNKFETTTEEVLSKADFRNVRFLANFLTEAGIIIKRSKTGISAKAQRKIAREIKTARAFGLMPFTTMGTKQFTFGRTMEDEDADFGYEIYEHDFVENDSQET from the exons ATGAAAGTGATTCGAAGGTTGTTGTCTGTTAACGGCGATTTGTCTAGTCTATTTCAGAGGTCGCTTGTGATTCGGAATTTTTCAACAAGTCCAATTTTTG ATGACAATTATAACTTTGGTTCGTCCGAGTCTCTTGATTTCGAGCAATTCATTGGTCAGAAGAATGGTCCTCATATGAATTCGTTTTATCGAAAACTTGACAAAGCTGAGAAATCTTATAACCGCCATGGAGTTGGATTTAATTTCAATGGGGGAGCCAGATCCTTGGATGATCTAAATGATGATTTCAGTACATTGAACGATGGGATGAGCCATAAATTAAAGCAAGCAGCCACCTATTTCGAGCATGACCCTGTTGAAGTAAATCAAGAGAATTATGCTTTTAGACCAGATGTTAATTTATTGAGCGGGATGACGTATGATACCAAG GATCTTGACCTGAAAAAGCCTGGAGTTCGCAGGCCTGGCAAGAGGAATAAGTTTGAAACGACGACGGAGGAAGTATTAAGCAAAGCTGATTTCAGG AATGTGAGATTTCTTGCAAATTTCCTCACTGAGGCCGGTATTATCATCAAGAGGAGCAAG ACTGGAATCAGTGCCAAAGCACAGAGGAAGATTGCACGTGAGATCAAGACTGCCCGAGCATTTGGATTGATGCCTTTCACCACAATGGGAACCAAACAATTTACTTTCGGGAGAACAATGGAGGACGAGGATGCAGATTTTGGATATGAGATCTATGAACACGATTTTGTCGAGAATGATTCTCAGGAAACCTGA
- the LOC140961912 gene encoding uncharacterized protein isoform X3 encodes MIVGEMKVIRRLLSVNGDLSSLFQRSLVIRNFSTSPIFDDNYNFGSSESLDFEQFIGQKNGPHMNSFYRKLDKAEKSYNRHGVGFNFNGGARSLDDLNDDFSTLNDGMSHKLKQAATYFEHDPVEVNQENYAFRPDVNLLSGMTYDTKDLDLKKPGVRRPGKRNKFETTTEEVLSKADFRNVRFLANFLTEAGIIIKRSKTGISAKAQRKIAREIKTARAFGLMPFTTMGTKQFTFGRTMEDEDADFGYEIYEHDFVENDSQET; translated from the exons ATGATTGTAG GTGAAATGAAAGTGATTCGAAGGTTGTTGTCTGTTAACGGCGATTTGTCTAGTCTATTTCAGAGGTCGCTTGTGATTCGGAATTTTTCAACAAGTCCAATTTTTG ATGACAATTATAACTTTGGTTCGTCCGAGTCTCTTGATTTCGAGCAATTCATTGGTCAGAAGAATGGTCCTCATATGAATTCGTTTTATCGAAAACTTGACAAAGCTGAGAAATCTTATAACCGCCATGGAGTTGGATTTAATTTCAATGGGGGAGCCAGATCCTTGGATGATCTAAATGATGATTTCAGTACATTGAACGATGGGATGAGCCATAAATTAAAGCAAGCAGCCACCTATTTCGAGCATGACCCTGTTGAAGTAAATCAAGAGAATTATGCTTTTAGACCAGATGTTAATTTATTGAGCGGGATGACGTATGATACCAAG GATCTTGACCTGAAAAAGCCTGGAGTTCGCAGGCCTGGCAAGAGGAATAAGTTTGAAACGACGACGGAGGAAGTATTAAGCAAAGCTGATTTCAGG AATGTGAGATTTCTTGCAAATTTCCTCACTGAGGCCGGTATTATCATCAAGAGGAGCAAG ACTGGAATCAGTGCCAAAGCACAGAGGAAGATTGCACGTGAGATCAAGACTGCCCGAGCATTTGGATTGATGCCTTTCACCACAATGGGAACCAAACAATTTACTTTCGGGAGAACAATGGAGGACGAGGATGCAGATTTTGGATATGAGATCTATGAACACGATTTTGTCGAGAATGATTCTCAGGAAACCTGA
- the LOC140961912 gene encoding uncharacterized protein isoform X1 — protein sequence MQLQLNLEGEMKVIRRLLSVNGDLSSLFQRSLVIRNFSTSPIFDDNYNFGSSESLDFEQFIGQKNGPHMNSFYRKLDKAEKSYNRHGVGFNFNGGARSLDDLNDDFSTLNDGMSHKLKQAATYFEHDPVEVNQENYAFRPDVNLLSGMTYDTKDLDLKKPGVRRPGKRNKFETTTEEVLSKADFRNVRFLANFLTEAGIIIKRSKTGISAKAQRKIAREIKTARAFGLMPFTTMGTKQFTFGRTMEDEDADFGYEIYEHDFVENDSQET from the exons ATGCAACTGCAGCTCAACTTGGAAG GTGAAATGAAAGTGATTCGAAGGTTGTTGTCTGTTAACGGCGATTTGTCTAGTCTATTTCAGAGGTCGCTTGTGATTCGGAATTTTTCAACAAGTCCAATTTTTG ATGACAATTATAACTTTGGTTCGTCCGAGTCTCTTGATTTCGAGCAATTCATTGGTCAGAAGAATGGTCCTCATATGAATTCGTTTTATCGAAAACTTGACAAAGCTGAGAAATCTTATAACCGCCATGGAGTTGGATTTAATTTCAATGGGGGAGCCAGATCCTTGGATGATCTAAATGATGATTTCAGTACATTGAACGATGGGATGAGCCATAAATTAAAGCAAGCAGCCACCTATTTCGAGCATGACCCTGTTGAAGTAAATCAAGAGAATTATGCTTTTAGACCAGATGTTAATTTATTGAGCGGGATGACGTATGATACCAAG GATCTTGACCTGAAAAAGCCTGGAGTTCGCAGGCCTGGCAAGAGGAATAAGTTTGAAACGACGACGGAGGAAGTATTAAGCAAAGCTGATTTCAGG AATGTGAGATTTCTTGCAAATTTCCTCACTGAGGCCGGTATTATCATCAAGAGGAGCAAG ACTGGAATCAGTGCCAAAGCACAGAGGAAGATTGCACGTGAGATCAAGACTGCCCGAGCATTTGGATTGATGCCTTTCACCACAATGGGAACCAAACAATTTACTTTCGGGAGAACAATGGAGGACGAGGATGCAGATTTTGGATATGAGATCTATGAACACGATTTTGTCGAGAATGATTCTCAGGAAACCTGA
- the LOC140960930 gene encoding uncharacterized protein → MAYVERGVVRSKRSFWRLKTIVDFFWSIINFIGVFFTTMFSMEKSDAYRKGSGASKKWDGGGPGGPGSGPYGGGPRGPPRGMDNVRGIDHSSLPACGSCCGG, encoded by the exons ATGGCTTACGTCGAGAGAG gTGTTGTTAGATCTAAGAGATCATTCTGGCGGTTAAAAACAATAGTAGATTTCTTCTGGTCCATTATAAACTTCATTGGGGTGTTTTTTACGACAATGTTTTCG ATGGAAAAATCTGATGCTTATAGAAAAGGATCTGGTGCTAGCAAGAAATGGGATGGTGGTGGCCCCGGAGGTCCTGGAAGTGGTCCATATGGTGGTGGCCCACGCGGGCCACCTCGTGGAATGGATAATGTTCGAGGGATTGATCATA GCTCCCTTCCTGCATGTGGCTCTTGCTGTGGAGGTTGA